The genomic window AGACATCTGTGCAGCCCCATAGACCCCCACACAGCCCTGTGCACCCCTATAGGCCCCTGTgcacccctctgctgccccaTAGATCCCCGTGCACCCCTATAGGCCCCTGTGCACCCATATAGACCCCTGTGCACCCCTCTGCGGCCCCACAGACCCCCATGcacccctatagacccccatgcacccctctgcagccccacaGACCCCATGCACCCCTACAGACTCCTATgcacccctctgctgccccatagacccccatGCACCCCTATAGACCCCTATGCACCCCTGTGCATCCCCACAGACCCCATAGACCCCCATGCACCCCCCATAGACCCCCTCTGCACCCCTACAGACCCCCATGCACCCCCATGCACCCCCGCAGACCCCCATGCACCCCCACAGACCCCCATGCACCCCCATAGACCCCCGTGCACCCCGCAGACCCCCGTGCACCCCTCTGAAGCCCCATACggccccatagcccccatgcACCCCGCGTGTCCCCTTTGCACGAGGGTCCCGGCCccaggggacaccggggacaccTGGGCTTTGAAAAAGGAggaacccccacccccccccaatttCCCTTTAACCCCTAAATCCGCCCCGAAATGCCGCCGCAAATCCGTTAGGCGCTAATCCGGTGATGCAAGCGGCCACGCGGGGCCCAGAGTGGGGCCAGGGCAGCTGCCAGgcctggggggctgcacccGTGGGGGACAGGcacgggggggccgggggcaccCCGGTTTTGCTGGGGGTCTGTGCATTCGGGGGCGTGCACTTGGGGTCTGCATATAGGGGCAATGCGTatgggctgggggtccctgcacatgggggtcctgggggtgcccTGAGGGGTCCGTGcacatgggggtccctggggtgccctggggggggtCTGTGcacatgggggtccctgggggtgccctgggggtCTGTGcacatgggggtccctgggtgtgCCCTGGGGGGTCTGTGcacatgggggtccctgggtgtgCCCTGGGGGGGTCTGTGcacatgggggtccctgggggtgccctggggggtcTGCGcacatgggggtccctggggtgccctgggggggttGTGcacatgggggtccctgggggtgccctgggggggtccGTGcacatgggggtccctgggggtgccctggggggggtCTGTGcacatgggggtccctgggggtgccctggggggggggtctgtgcacatgggggtccctggggtgccctgggggggttGTGcacatgggggtccctggggtgcctgggggggtTGTGCACATGGGGGTCCCTGCGGGTGCCCTGGGGGGATTGTGcacatgggggtccctggggtgcccgGGGAGGGGTCCGTGCACATGGGGGTGCCCCAGGCTTGGCTGGGGGGGTGTCTGTGcatggggggtccctgggggtgccTTGGGGAGGCGGCTGTGCAcacgggggtccctgggggtgccctgaggggggtgcctgggggtgCCCCGGGCTTGGCTGGGGGGTCTGTGCAtatgggggtccctggggtgtccTGGGCTTGGTGGGGCGAGGATGTCCATgcatgggggtccctggggtgccccgGGGGTCTCCTGcacatgggggtccctgggggtgttctggggggtccctgcacatgggggtccctggggtgccctgggggggaTTGTGcacatgggggtccctgggggtgcccgggggggggtccctgcacaTGAGGGTCCCTGAGGGTGCCCCGGGCTTGGCTGGGGGGTGTCTGTGcatggggggtccctgggggtgccctggggggtcTGTGCACATGGGGGTCCCTGCGTGTGCCCTGGGGGGATTGTGcacatgggggtccctggggtgccctggggggtcCGTGcacatgggggtccctgggggtgccctgggggggtcTGTGcacatgggggtccctgggggtgccctgggggggggtCCGTGcacatgggggtccctgggtgtgCCCTGGGGGGTGGGTCTGTGcacatgggggtccctgggggtgccctgggggggtcTGCGcacatgggggtccctgggggtgccctgggggggttGTGcacatgggggtccctggggtgccctgggggggaTTGTGcacatgggggtccctgggggtgccctgggggggggtCTGCGcacatgggggtccctgggggtgccctggggggggtTGTGcacatgggggtccctgggggtgccctggggggatTGTGcacatgggggtccctgggggtgcccggggggtgTCCCTGCACATGAGGGTCCCTGAGGGTGCCCCGGGCTTGGCTGGGGGGGTCTGTGcatggggggtccctgggggtgccctggggggatTGTGCacatgggggtccctggaggtgccgggggggtccctgcacaCGGAGGGGGTGTCTGTGCAccaggggcgggggggctgtgCAGGTGGGGGTCCTGCCCCCCCGCCGGGGGTTAACCCAGGCCCTGCCAGCAGGTCTGTGGGTGCTGGCCGGGCAGATGGAGCCTAATCCGGGCTgagcagggccgggggggccggggagacCGGGGAAGAGGGTTAAGCCCGGTTTAACGGCCCTAATGAAGGGGATAAGGAGGGCGGCGGTGCCAGGGCGggggctgcctgtgcccccccccgggtgggacggggacagggacgtgtCCAGGCCGGTGCCGACGCCACGCGGCGTGGGGACGCGCTGGCCTGCGTGGGCCCTTGCACACgcacacgggggggggggggagggggggggcttTGCACAAGCCAAGGGGCCCCGCAGGTGGGTGTGCAACGCATGCAGGGGTGCACGGCCCCTTGCACGCGCAGCTTGGGGGTGCACGGCCCCTTGCACGCGCAGTTTGGGGGTGCACCGCCCGTTGCACACGCGTGCGAGGGTGCACggcctccccagcacccccctaCCCCCCTCCCGGTACAAGGGAAACCGAAACTTCCCCCCCCACGCCACGATGGGTCTGTGGATCCCATAAGAGCAGCGAGCGGAGCCCGGTGGGTGTCGGTGGGTGTCGGTGCTGCTCCCGGGTGTCCCGGTGTGTCCTGGCGCTTCTCCCGGTGCATCCCAGTGCTGCTCCCGGTGCATCCCGGTGCATCTCCCAGTGCACCCTGGTGAGTCCCGGTGCTGCTCCCGGTGTGTCCCGGTGCATCTCCCGGTGCACCCTGGTGAGTCCCAGTGCTGCTCCCGGTGTGTCCCGGTGTGTTCCAGTGGGTCCCCGGTGCTGCTCCCGGTGTGTCCCGGTGCATCCCAGTGCATCTCCCGGTGCACCCTGGTGAGTCCCGGTGCTGCTCCCGGTGCTGCTCCCGGTGTGTCCCGGTGTGTCCCAGTGGGTCCCGGTGCTGGTCCCGGTGTGTCCCGGTGCATCCCGGTGCCGGTGTCGTCCCATCCCGGTGCCCCGGCCCTGCCATGtcccggctgctgctgctgctgctggtgcagaTGGAGGCAGGtgagggggggcgggggtcgtggggggctggggggggtcgtggggggtggaggggccgggggtcccAGCGCAGGacccagcagggctgtgggacccCAGCTGGGGCCTTGGGGACCCTTTAATTAGGGTGATGGGACCCCAATTAGCACCCCGGGACCCCAGTGAGGACGCTGGGACCCCAATGAAGGTGCTGACATCCCAATTAGGGCCACAGCACCCCAATtagccccccgggaccccaatTAGGGTGTTGGGACCCCAATTAGGGTGCTGGCACCCCAATTAGTGCCCCAGGACCGCAATTAGGGTGTTGGGACCCCAATTagcaccccaggaccccaatTAGCTCCCCGGGACCCCAATTAGGGTGCTGGGACCCCAATTAGCGCCCCAGGACCCCAATTAGCATCCCAGGACCCCAATTAGGGTGTTGGGACCCCAATTAGGGTGCTGGGACCCCAATTAGCGCCCCGGGACCGCAATTAGGGTGTTGGGACCCCAATTAGCGCCCCAGGACCCCAATTAGCGCCCCAGGACACCAGTGAGGACGCTGGGACCCCAGTGAAGGTCCTGGGACCCCAATTAGGGCCATAGCACCCCAATTAACACCCCGGGACCCCAATTagcaccccaggaccccaatTAGGGTCTTGGGACCCCAATTAGGGTGGTGGGACCCCAATTagcaccccaggaccccaatTAGCACCTCGGGATCCCAATTAGGGTGCTGGGACCACAATTagcaccccaggaccccaatTAGCACCCCGGGATCCCAATTAGGGTGCTGGGACCCCAATTagcaccccaggaccccaattagggtggtgggaccccaattagcaccccaggaccccaatTAGCACCTCGGGATCCCAATTAGGGTGCTGGGACCCCATTTagcaccccaggaccccaattagggtgctgggaccccaattagcaccccaggaccccaatTAGGGTGTTGGGACCCCAATTAGGGTGCTGGGACCACAATTAGTGCCCCGGGACCGCAATTAGGGTGTTGGGACCCCAATTagcaccccaggaccccaattagggtgctgggaccccaattagcaccccaggaccccaattagccccccgggccccccgtGGGGCCGCCGGGACCCCGGCGGGGCgccgggcagggctgagccctgccgCACTCGTGACACgcgtgtccccagcccccagccgggcggcggcggggggacacggggggacccCCCTTGAGgggtccctgctccagcccctcgaCCACTTCAACCGCCTGGAGGGACGCAGCCTCCGGCAGgtaatggggggggggggcacatgCGTCGCATACGTGTGGCACACGCGtgcgcacacgcgtgtgccccCACGCGCAGgagcgcagccccggccccccccttTCTCGCAGCGGTTTTGGATCAACCCCGAGTTCTGGCAGCGGCCGGCCGGGCCCATCTTCCTGCTGCTCGGGGGGGAGAGCGGCATGGCCCCAGGGGTGCTGAGCAGGGGTACgggtggggcggggcgggggtggggttggggttgggatgggattgggatggggggtggggtgggattgggattgggattgggatgggattgggattgggatggggtggggtggggtgggactGGGATTGGGATGGGATTGGGATGGGGGGTGGGATTGGGACTGGGATTGGGATGGGATtgggatgggggggtggggtgggattgggattgggattgggattgggatgggattgggattgggattgggatggggtggggtgggactGGGATTGGGATGGGATTgggatggggggtggggtgggattgggattgggattgggattgggattgggatggggtggggtggggtgggattgggattgggatgggattgggatggggggtggggtgggattgggattgggattgggatggggtggggtggggtgggactGGGATTGGGATGGGATTGGGATGGGGGGTGGGATTGGGATTGGGattgggatggggtggggtgggattgggattgggatgggattgggatggggtggggtggggtgggattgGGATGGGATTGGGATGGATGGGATTGGAATTTGGATTGGGATTGGGATGGGGGCATGGGATTGGGATTCAGATTGGGATTGCGATGGGATGGGATTGGGATTGGATTGGGATGGATGGGATTGGATTGGGATTGGGATTGGGATGGGattgggatggggtggggtggggtggggtgggattgGGATTGGGATGGGATTGGAATGGGATTGGAATTTGGATTGGGATTGGGATGGGGGGATGGGATTGGGATGGGATTGGGATTGGGATGGGATTAGGATGGGattgggatggggtggggtgggattgGGATTGGGATGGGATCGGGATGGATGGGATTGGAATTTGGATTGGGATTGGGATGGGGGATAGGATTGGGATTCAGATTGGGATTGGAATGGGATTGGGATTGGGATGGATGGGATTGGGATTGGGATTGGGATGGAGGGGATTGGGATTGGGATTGGGATGGGATTGGGATTGGAttgggatggatgggatgggattGGGATGGGATTGGGATTGGGATGGGATTGGGATTGGGGTGGGATCGGGATGGATGGGATTGGAATTCGGATTGGGATTGGGATGGGATTGGGGTGGATGGGATGGGATTGGGATGGGGTGGGCTGGGGTGGGATTGGgattgggatgggatggggtgaggatggggatgaggatgtgTCCATGTCTGTGTCTGTCTCCGTGTCCATGTCCGTATCCGTGTCCGAATCCGTGTCCGTGTCCACGTCTGTGTCCATGTCCATGTCCGTCTCCACATCCGTGTCCGTATCCGTGTCCATGTCCGTGTCCATGTCTGTGTCCGTGTCCGTGTCCGTGTCTGTCTCCGTGTCCATATCCATGTCCGCCTCTGTGTCCATGTCCGTATCTGTGTCCATGTCCATCTCCGTGTCCATGTCCGTGTCCGTGTCCATCTCTGTCTCCGTGTCCATGTCTGTGTCCGTATCCGTGTCCATATCCATGTCCATGTCCGTGTCCATGTCCATGTCTGTGTCCGTGTCCGTCTCCGTGTCCGTCTCCGTGTCCATATCCATGTCCGCCTGTGTGTCCATGTCTGTGTCCATGTCCGTATCCGTCTCCGTGTCCATGTCCGTGTCCATATCCGTGTCCATGTCTGTGTCCATGTCCGTGTCCGTGTCCGTCTGTCTCTGTGTCCATATCCATGTCCGTGTCCATGTCCATCTCCGTGTCCATCTCCGTCTCCGTGTCTGTGTCTGTCTCCGTGTCCATATCCATGTCCGTCTCCATGTCCATGTCCGTGTCCACCTCCGTGTCTGTATCCGTGTCCATGTCCGTCTCCGTCTCCGTGTCCATGTCCGTGTCCATATCCGTGTCCGTGTCCATGTCCGTGTCCATGTCCATCTCTGTCTCCGTGTCCATGTCCGTGTCCGTATCCATGTCCATATCCGTGTCCATGTCCGTGTCCATCTCTGTCTCCGTGTCCATGTCCGTGTCCGTCTCCGTGTCCATATCCGTGTCCATGTCCGTGTCCGTGTCCGTCTGTCTCTGTGTCCATATCCATGTCCGTGTCCATGTCCATGTCCATCTCCGTGTCCATGTCCGTGTCCATGTCCGTCTCCGTGTCCAGGCCACGTGGCGGAGCTGGCGCGGGCGCACGGGGCGCTGCTGGCGGCGCTGGAGCATCGCTTCTacgggggcagccgggggccgggcggggacCCCGACCTGCGCTTCCTCTCCAGCCAGCAGGCGtgagctgggggtgctggggctcgGGGGGGCACCCAGACACGGGGTCCCCtcacccaccccccacccccctccccgcagcctggCCGACCTGGCCGCCTTCCGGCTCCACGTCACGAGCGCGTGGGGCCTCAGCCCCAACCACACCTGGGTCTGTTTCGGGGGGTCCTACGCCGGCGCCCTCGCCGCCTGGGCGCGCCTCAAGGTGGGCTGGGTGCTtgggtgtccccgtccccccaccccaaccccggggggggggcggggggggggggccggtggccccactggggggggggtgaccccgtgcctcagtttccccacctggTATCCGCCGCCGTCGCCTCGTCCGCTCCCGTCCGCGCTCAGGTTGACTTCGCCGGATACAACCGGGtgagccccccaaacccccctggaccccccaaacccccggaccccccccagacccccccgaACGCCAACCGGGGCAGCATTAACCCCTCGGGTCCCATCTCCCCACAGGTTGTCTCGGCcgccctctccagccccacagtgggggggtccccagaggTGGGTCCAAAAGGGGGTTGAAGGGGGACCCCACGATATTGGGGTGCACGGTGGGACCCCCCCGTCCATGCCGGCAGTGCCTGGGCGCGGTGGCAGCGGCCTTCGCGGCGTTGGACAGGCGGTTGCGTGGCCGGCGGCTGGCGGGGGTGGCGTGGGATTTCTCCTGTTGCCGAACCCCCCGGGAACCGGGGGACCGGGAGCTGCTGGCGGAGAACGTGGCCGACGTCTTCGCCGGGGCGGTGCAGTACAACGGCCACCGGCCCGGTGACTCGGTGGCCACGCTTTGCCGGGCCATGACCGACGGCCGCCGCGGTTCCCCGTACCGCCGGCTCGTTGCGGTTAACAAGgttgggggtgtggggggggtcCTTGTACCCCTCGCACCCTCCTGGGCCCCTCGGTACCCTCCTGCGCCCCCATTGCACCCCCTTCTGACCCCTTGTACCCCATGCACCCCATTGCCTCATTGCACTCCCTCacaccccattgcaccccactgcaccccctCACGCCCCACTGCACCCTCctgcaccccattgcaccccactgcaccctCTCACGCCCCACTGCACCCTCctgcaccccattgcacccctcacacccccacaccccactgcaccccattgcaccccattGCCCCTCTGCACCCCTTGCCCCCCTCATGCCCCACCAAGACCTATTGCCCTTTcttgcaccctgcaccccattgcaccctCATACCCCACTGCACCCTCtctgcaccccactgcacccaTCAACCTCCTcacaccccactgcacccctcacaccccattgcacccctcATGCCCCATTGCACCCCACTGAACCCCATTGCCCCCTCTTGCACCCCATTTCACCCCCTCAtaccccactgcaccccactgcaccccattgcacccctcATGCCCCACTGCACCCTCATTGCACCCCTGCTGcaccctcctgcaccccagcaaTTCCCCATGCCCCACTGCAACTTCATTGCCCCTCTcgcaccccattgcaccccttgcaccccactgcaccccattgcaccccttgcaccccactgcacccccttgcaccctctgcaccccatcacccctcacaccccactgcaccccattGCCCCTCTTGCACCCATTGCACCCCTCATGCCCCACTGTACCCTATTGCACTTGCTGCAAcctcctgcaccccacagcaccccccatgccccactgcaccccattgcaccccattgcaccccattgcaccctCTCACACCCCATTGCACCCCGTTGCACCCCATTGCCCCCTCTCCTACCCTCTAttgcaccccattgcacccccccccatgccccattgcaccccattgcaccccattgcaccccattgcacccccccatgccccattgcaccccattgcaccccattgcacccccccatgccccactgcaccccattgcaccctgctgcaccctcctgcaccccacagcaccccccatgccccactgcaccccattgcaccccattgcaccccccctgctgccccactgcaccccattGCCCCCTCTCGGCACCCCATTGCCCTCttgcacccctgcaccccattgcacccctcATACCCCACTGcaccctcctgcaccccactgcaccccactgcacccctcacaccccactgcaccctcacaccccattgcacccctcATGCCCCATTGCACCCCACTGAACCCCATTGCCCTCTTGCACCCCATTTCACCCTCAtaccccactgcaccccattgcaccctgctgcaccctcctgcaccccacagcaccccccatgccccactgcaccccattGCCCCTCTCGCACCCCATTGCCCTCttgcaccccctgcaccccattgCACCTCCTCATACCCCACTGCACCCCTtgcacccctctgcaccccactgcacccctcACACCCCACTGCACCCTCATTGCCCTCttgcaccccattgcacccctcATGCCCCATCAGACTCCCATTGCACCCTGCtgcaccctccctgcaccccacagcacccccatgccccactgcaccccattgcaccccattgcaccccctCATGCCCCATTGCACCCTGTTGCACCCCATTGCCCCTTCTCtcaccccattgcaccccattGCACTCCCCTCatgccccactgcaccccattGCCCCTCTCGACCCATTGCTTCCCTCttgcaccccctgcaccccattgcaccccctCATACCCCACTGcaccctcctgcaccccactgcaccccactgcaccccctcacaccccactgcaccccactgAACCCCATTGCCCCTctgcaccccattgcacccctcACGCTTCCCactgcaccccattgcacccctGCTGCAAcctcctgcaccccacagcacccccccatgccccactgcaccccattgcaccccattgcaccccattgcaccctCTCACACCCCATTGCACCCCGTTGCACCCCATTGCCCCCTCTCCtaccccattgcaccccattgcaccccctCATGCCCCACTGCAGAAACCCactgcaccccattgcaccccattgcaccccatggcacccctcatgccccactgcaccccattGCACTCCTGCTGcaccctcctgcaccccacagcacctcCCCatgccccactgcaccccattgcaccccattgcacccccccatgccccactgcaccccattGCCCCCTCTCGCACCCCATTGCCCCCTCTtgcacccccctgcaccccattgcaccccctcataccccactgcacccctgtacccctctgcaccccactGTACCCCTcacaccccactgcaccccactcGAACCCCATTGCCCCCTCttgcaccccattgcaccccctcatgccccactgcaccccattgcaccctGCTGCAACCTCctctgcaccccacagcaccccctcatgccccactgcaccccattgcaccccattgcaccccattgcaccccattGCATCCCCTCATGCCCCATTGCGCCCCACTGAACCCCATTGCCCCCTCTCCtaccccattgcaccccattgcacccccccatgccccactgcaccccattGCCCCCTCTCGCACCCCATTGCCCCCTCTTGCACCCCCCTGCGCCCCATTGCACCCCTCATACCCCactgcaccccctgcacccccctgcaccccacttCCACCCTCACACCCCATTTCACCCCCTCAtaccccactgcaccccactgcaccccattGCCCCTCTCGCACCCCATTGCCCCTCttgcaccccctgcaccccattgCACTTCTCATACCCCACTGCACCCCTCGTACCCCAGACACAGCACCCCGCTGcaccctcctgcaccccacgggcaccctcccccgccgcccccccgccgccgggctcggggagccctgagcagccagcccccccccccaggccctgcggcgcggggggctgccctgcacccccagtTCGCGGCGGGCGGCCGTGCAAGCCCTGCGTCGCCCCACGGCCGGGGCCAGCAGCCGGCTCTGGCTCTACCAAACCTGCACCGAGTTCGGCTTCTGTGAGCGCCGGGAagggtgggggtcagggtgggggtcagggtgggggtgggggtcacCGGGGTCCCCCCGCTTTGTTCGCAGTCCCCAGCTGCCGGGACGCCGCGTGCCCCTTCTCCCGCTTCCAGACGCTGCGGGCGCAGCTCAGCCTCTGCGCCGACGTCTTCGGCATCGCCCCGGCACGTGTCCGGGCCGCCGTCGCCTTCACCAACGCCTTCTACGGGGCCGCGCACCCCGGCACCGGCCGCGTGCTCTTCGTCAACGGTACGGCGCGGCGCGGGCCaccgcggcgcggcgcggcacggcGTGGCGCAGCACGGTGCAGCGTGGCGCGGCGTGGCGTGGCATGGTGCGGTGTGGCCCAGTATGGCGCAGCGTGGCACAGAACGGCGCAGCGTGGCACAGAGTGGCCCAGTTTGGCACAGCGTggcccagtatggcccagtatgGCACAGCGTGGCCCAGTATGGCACAGCGTGGCGCAGCGTGACCCAGTATGGCCCAGTTTGGCACAGCGTGGCACAGAACGGTGCAGCGTGGCACAGCGTGGCCCAGTttggcacagcatggcacagcGTGGCACAGCGTggcccagtatggcccagtatgGCGCAGCGTGGCACAGAACGGCACAGCGTGGCACAGCGTGGCACAGCGTGacccagtatggcccagtatgGCACAGCGTGGCCCAGTATGGCACAGCGTGGCGCAGCGTGGCGCAGCGTGGCCCAGTATGGCGCAGCGTGacccagtatggcccagtatgGCGCAGCGTGGCGCAGCGTGacccagtatggcccagtatgGCACAGCGTGGCG from Ciconia boyciana chromosome 33, ASM3463844v1, whole genome shotgun sequence includes these protein-coding regions:
- the PRSS16 gene encoding thymus-specific serine protease, producing MSRLLLLLLVQMEAGAQPRPPPFSQRFWINPEFWQRPAGPIFLLLGGESGMAPGVLSRGHVAELARAHGALLAALEHRFYGGSRGPGGDPDLRFLSSQQALADLAAFRLHVTSAWGLSPNHTWVCFGGSYAGALAAWARLKFPHLVSAAVASSAPVRAQVDFAGYNRVVSAALSSPTVGGSPECLGAVAAAFAALDRRLRGRRLAGVAWDFSCCRTPREPGDRELLAENVADVFAGAVQYNGHRPGDSVATLCRAMTDGRRGSPSRRAAVQALRRPTAGASSRLWLYQTCTEFGFFPSCRDAACPFSRFQTLRAQLSLCADVFGIAPARVRAAVAFTNAFYGAAHPGTGRVLFVNGALDPWRVLSVGGGPSGVLIAGASHCADMAPPRPGDPPALRAARQAWLWR